In Clostridium ljungdahlii DSM 13528, the genomic window ATTAAAAGCGCCTATTTTATTTATAATATGTTTGTAGTTTATCTTTTCAGTATAACAGTGGTCAAAATGATTGTGGCTTATTGTAACGACATCAACGTCTCCTTTAAAAGTTTTATAGCCTACAGTTTCGTCAAAAGGATCTGTTAAAAGTTTTCTACCTTTTGAATCTTCAAATAAGAAACTTGAATGACCAAACCATCTTATTTTCATAGAATATCGCCCCTTTGTAAAATATGTTTTGATTATTTTGAATTAATATGTTAACATAACAATTTTTAAGTACAAAATTCTCATTTTTTATACTATAATTATAATAGTATATGTTACACTAAGGCAATTATTCTGCTGAACGGGGGTCATTATTTGAAGATTACAAGAATTTCTATGATGATATTATTAAGTCTTATATTTGTATTAATTATGTTTGCAAAAGGAAATACTGTACATGCAATTAATTACAGCGGAATTACTATAGGAAATGATGTGGAAACCAATAAGTCCTGGAATATAAAGTTCAACATGAAATTAGACCAAGATACAGTAAATGATTCAAACATAGTGGTAACAGATAGTACAGGAAATGCTGTCCCCATATCTTTGCAGGTTGAAAAGGATGGGATGGGTGTAGTAGTTACCCCTAAAAGCCAGTATGCATATGGTAAAACCTATAATTTAATTGTAAAAAGTGGAGTAAAAGCTGTAAATGGGAAAAATCTGTCCAGCGAAGCTAAGGTGCAATTTGGAGTGAAATCTAACCCAAGTTCTAATAACAAATATACTGTTACAATTGATGCTGGTCATGGAGGAACTGATGCAGGAAATATAAGTGAAGCAGGATTGAAAGAAAAAGATGTAGATTTGTCTGTGGCACTAAAGACTGGAAAAATATTAGAGCAAAATGGAGTAAACGTGGTTTACACCAGGAAAGATGATAATGTAACCTGGAATGATAGTACAAATTTACAAGCTCGTTTTGACATAGCAAATAACGCAAAATCAAATTTGTTTGTCAGTCTGCATGTTAATTGCTATACGGGAAGTGCCTTGGTGAATGGAATAGAAACTTATTATAGAGCTTCAAATGATTCTGCTAAAAATACAGCAAATAATATTCAAAGTGACTTAATAAGTTATACAGGACTCTCTAACAGAGGGATTAAAGAAGGGACAGCTCAGCATAAAATACTGATGGGAACTACAGCACCAGCTGTTATGGTTGAACTTGGCTTTATGACTAATCCTAAGGAAAGCCAATTAATTGGAAGTGAAGATTTTCAAAATAAAAGTGCATCAGCTATTGCAAATGGAATTTTAAAGTCTTTACCATCTCTTCAGGAAGAAAATACAGTAAATGTAAGTTCAATATCTAACTTATCGGATAGTATAATTGTAGGAAGTAAGTATTCTCTGCCAACTAGTGTACAAGCTACCATGAGTGATGGAACTAGTAAAAAAGTAAATATTGTATGGAATCCAAACAATGTTGACACATCTAAGGTAGGTATATTTACGTATAAGGGAACTGTAACAGGATATAGTAAAACTGTAACATTTACTTTAACTGTAAAAGCAAAACAAATAGAGCCAGTACCAGTAATACCATCGGAAGGTGCACCTGTGATAGTTATAGATCCTGGTCATGGCATAGGTAGTGATATAGGTTCAAATGGAAATGGATTTCAAGAGGATGATGTAACTTTAAGTGTTGGCTTAAAAGTTGGGAAAATACTTGAATCCAAGGGAGTGAAAGTAATTTATACTAGGACTACAGATGAGCGAAAAACAACTTCTTTAACTGTCACTGAAAGTCTTCAAAGACGATGTGATACTGCAAACAATGCAGGTGCAACCTATATGATTTCAATTCATACCAATGCTTTTGATGATCCAGCTGCAGAAGGAACTGAAACACTGTATTATACAGGAAGTGTAAAGGGAGAGAAAATGGCAGAGGCTATACAAAAAAGCTTGTCTAGTGCTCTTGGAACCTATAGCAGGGGACTTAAAGATGGAAGCTGGCTTTATATAGCAAAGCATACTACTGCACCAACGGTTTTAACGGAGTTAGGTTTTCTTACCAATAAAAATGATGCGGGAATATTAGGAACTGATGGTGGTAGAAGTAAAGCTGCACAAGCCATAGCAAGTGCTATATTACAGGTTTTAGGAATATAATACAAAAAAATTGTCTAAAAAAATTGACAATAGAAAATTCATATAATATAATAAAAGGAAATTATATAGGTAGTAATTGAAAAACATTGAACAGGAAAAGTATTTAAGTTTGTTTTTATTTACAGAGAGTGGGGGAGTGCTGAAAACCCATAGAAAAGCTTAAAGAAAATCACCTGGGAGTTGAAGAATTGAACAGTATTTTTATAATCACTTTAGTAAATTCTTACGTAATTCTACGTTACAGAATAGAGTATGGTAGTACTTAAATTTATTACCCATAGGTGGTACAGCGAGTTAAACTTCGTCCTATTTGGATGAAGTTTTTTTATTGCGTATTTTTTAGTTTAAAAATTATATGGTGTATAAACATTGAAAAATAGTAAAAACTTAACAATGAGAATAGAAAGGGGTTAAATCCATGTATAAAAAAATTGATAGTGATAAAACTTTTGTACAGATGGAAAAGGATGTTTTAAAATTATGGCAAGATAAAAAAGTAGTTGAAAAAAGTTTTAAAGAAAATGAGGATGGTGAATACTTTACTTTTTACGATGGACCTCCAACTGCAAATGGCAAACCTCATATAGGACACGTTCTAACTAGAGTTATGAAAGATCTTATACCAAGATATAAGGTTATGAGGGGATATAAAGTATTGAGAAAAGCAGGTTGGGATACGCATGGGCTTCCTGTTGAACTAGAAGTTGAAAAGAGTCTTGGGATTTCTGGAAAACCACAAATTGAAAAATACGGTGTAGAAGATTTTATAAAGAAATGTAAGAATAGTGTATTTACTTATGTAAGCCAATGGAAAGAAATGTCTGATAGGTTAGGATTCTGGGTAGACATGGATAATCCATATGTAACATATCACAATGATTACATAGAATCAGAATGGTGGGCACTTAAAAAAATATGGGAAAAGGATCTTTTATATAAAGGTCATAAAATAGTGCCATATTGTCCTAGATGTGGAACTGCACTTTCTTCCCATGAAGTTTCTCAAGGATATAAAGATGTAAAAGAGACATCAGTATATGTTAAATTTAAAATTAAGGACCAAGATAAATACATGATAGCATGGACAACTACGCCTTGGACACTTCCTAATAATATGGCATTAGCTGTAAATAAAAGCTATGATTATGTAGAAGTTCTTAATCAAGAACAACATTTAATACTAGCAGAAGCTATGTTAGAAAAGCTAGAGGGAGAATATGAAGTCTTAAGAAAGTTCAAGGGAGAAGAATTAGTTGGACTTGATTATGAACCAATCTTCAATTTCGCATCCTTTGAAGGAAAAGCACATTATGTTGTTCATGCAGATTATGTAACCTTAACAGAAGGTACTGGAATAGTTCATACAGCTCCTGCTTTTGGTGAAGATGATAGTATTACAGGGAAAAAATACAATATTCCTATGACAAATTCTGTAGATACTCAAGGAAGATATAAAGAAGAAGTTATTCCATGGAAAGGTCTTTTCGTAAAAGATGCTGATCCTAAAATAATAGAATATTTAAAAGAAAAAGGAATGCTTTATAAGGCAGAAAAATTTACTCACTCCTATCCATTCTGTTGGAGATGTGATACTCCACTTTTATACTATCCAAGAGATACTTGGTTTATAAGAATGTCTCAAATGAGAGATAAACTAGTTAAAAATACTAATGATACAAACTGGTATCCTGATAATATAAGAACTGGTAGATTTGGAAACTTTGTTGAAGGAGTAATAGATTGGGGACTTAGCAGAGAAAGATATTGGGGTACACCTCTTCCAATATGGGAATGTGAATGTGGTCATAGAGAGTGCATAGGAAGTATTAAAGAATTAAAGGAAAAAGGAATAAATGTACCAGATGATATAGAACTTCATAAACCTTATATAGATAGAGTTAAGTTAAAGTGTCCTCATTGTGGAAAAGAAATGAAGAGAGTATCAGAAGTAATTGATTGCTGGTTTGATTCAGGTTCAATGCCTTTTGCACAGCATCATTATCCTTTTGAAAATAAAGAAGTTTTTGAGAAAAACTTCCCTGCACAATTTATATCTGAGGCAGTAGACCAGACTAGAGGATGGTTCTATACTCTTATGGCTATATCTACTGTAATGTTTGATAGAAGTCCATTTGAAAATTGTGTGGTTCTGGGACACGTTTTGGATAAACACGGATTAAAAATGTCAAAGCATAAAGGAAATGTTTTAAGTCCTTCTACTATTTTGGAAAATGAAGGAGCAGATGCAGCTAGATGGTATTTCTATACTGAAAGTGCACCATGGCTTCCATCTAGATTTTATGAAGAAGCAGTACAGGATAGTCAGAGAAAATTCTTAGGTACCCTATGGAATGTATATTCTTTTTATGTGCTTTATGCCGATTTAGATAATTTTAACCCTATGGATTATAAAGATTTTGTAAGTGAGAATGTAATGGATAAGTGGATAATCTCCAGATTGAATTCTCTTATAAAGCAAACTGAAGATCACTTAGATAATTATAGAATTACTCAAGCTGCTCAGAATATAGGAAACTTTGTAGATGAACTTTCAAACTGGTATGTAAGAAGAAATAGATCAAGATTCTGGAGTCAAAAGTTAACAGATGATAAAATAGGAGCATATTTAACATTATATAAAGTACTAAATACTTTATGTCTGGTAGCTGCACCATTTGTACCATTTATGACAGAAGAAATTTATCAAAATCTTGTAGTAAATCTTGATAAAAATGCAGTAGAAAGTGTTCATTTATGTAAATGGCCAGAATATGATTCAAGTGCAGTAGATGATAAACTTGAGAAAGATATGGAAGAAGCTTATAAGATAGTTAAACTTGGAAGAAGTGCTAGAAACAGTGCTAATATAAAAAATAGGCAGCCTCTTTCTGAAATGCTTATAAGTGTAAATACTCTTCCTGAATATTATGGAGATATAATAAAGGATGAATTGAATATTAAAAATATAGTTTTTAATGCAGATTTATCAAAGTATGTTAACTTTAGTATAAAACCAAATTTACCTGTATTAGGTAAAAAATATGGTAAATTAATACCAAAAATAAAGAATGAAATATCATCCATGAATCAAATGGAATTGGCACAAAAGATAAATGACAAGGAAACCGTAAAGATAAATATATCAGAGTCAGAAATAGAGTTAAATTCAGATAACTTACTTATTACAATGGAAGGCTTAGAGGGATTTGCATTTGCAGGAGAAGGAAGCACTGGAATTGTTTTAGAAACCGCAATTACAGAAGAACTTAGAGAAGAAGGAAATTTGAGAGAGATTTTAAGCAAAGTTCAAAATATGAGAAAAGAAAGTGGTTTCGAAGTTGCAGATAAGATAAATCTATATATTTCAGGTAATGAAAAACTTGAAGCGGTAGTGAAAAAGTTTGATGAAAGAATAAAAAAAGAAACTCTTTCTATGGATGTTATTTATAATGCCAATAGAGAATATAATAATTGTAACATTAATGGAGAAAAACTAGATATTGCAATGGAAGTAGTAAATAAATAAAGCAATTAGTAAATAGGCTAATCACTAATTTTAAATATATATTTATTTTAAAGTTAGTGATTAGTTTTAATTGGATATATGAAATATTGTAAATTAGCTTGTAATAAGTCAATTTTATAAGTATAATTATTAAAAAAGTAATTGGTAGGTGATAAGGTGGCAGCATCAATTAAAGACGTTGCTAGAGAGGCAGGAGTTTCAATAGCTACAGTATCTAGAGTACTTAATGATGTAGACGTTGTAAATGAAGAAACTAAAAAAAAGGTTTTAACAGCTATTGAAAAACTAGGTTATAGGCCCAATATAGTAGCAAGAAGTCTTAAAACTCAAAGAACAAGAACTATAGGGATAATAATCCCGGATATATCTAATCAGTTTTATCCTGAGATTGTAAGAGGAGCTGAAGATGTAGCAAATATATATGATTATAATATAATGTTATGTAATACTGATTTAGATATAGAAAAAGAAATGGAATATTTAAAGGTTCTGAAAGAGAAGATGGTAGATGGAGTTTTATATATGAGTAATTCCTTAGAACCAAAAATATTGGATCTCATAAAACAACTTCAGCTTCCAATGGTTTTAGTAGAGACCACAAATGAAAAAGAAAGTATACCTAGCGTAACTATTGATAATGAAAAAGCTGCATATGAAGGTGTAACTTATCTAATAAAAAATGGAAATAAGAATATAGCTTACATAGGTGAAAATCCAGATATGGCAAATGCTAGTGCCGTAAGGTACAAAGGGTATAGAAAGGTTCTTGAGGAAAATAACCTGAAGTTGGACAAAAGTAAGGTTTATTTTGGAAATGTTAAAGCAAAAGATGGTTACAAAGGAATGAGTGAAATACTCAGTAAAACTAAAGTAGATTCAGTATTTTGCACCAGTGATGAAGTGGCTATGGGAGCTATAAATGCACTTAGAGATAATAATATTAGGGTACCTGAAGACGTGGATGTAATGGGATTTGGCAATATATATTCTGCCTCCATATTTTATCCTAAGCTAACAACTGTAGCGCAACCCACTTATGACATGGGGTCTGTTGGAATGAGGATGCTCATAAAATTAATAAATAAGCAAGAACTTGAAAAAAAGAACTATGTATTGTCACATAAATTGATTGAGAGGGATTCCTGCAAAAAATAATTTTATTTAGGACAAAAATTTATTTATAAAAATTTAATACAAAAGTATTAAATGATAATATATAATTATAATCAAAAAAATATATATTATAGGGAAAGGAAAACGTAATGGTAGAAAAAATAATTGAAATAGTTATTTTTGTCTTAGATAAAACGGGGTATATAGGCACATTTGCAGCTATGGCTCTTGAGAGTGCCTGTATACCTATTCCAAGTGAAGCTATACTGCCATTTGGAGGATACCTAAGTTATACGGGAAGACTAAGTTTACCTCTTGTTATAATAGTTGGTACATTTGGAGGAACAATAGGTTCTTTAGGTGCATATTATATTGGAAAAATAGGTGGAAGACCTTTAGTTGAAAAATACGCGGAAAAACTCAGATTATCTAGGTCCCATATTGAAAAAAGCGATTATTATTTTAGCAAATATGGAGAAAAAATAGTGTTTTTTTCTCGACTATTACCTATAATCAGAACTTTTATCTCTCTTCCTGCAGGGATAAGTAAAATGGAAGTTAAAAAATTTATAATTTACACTTTACTTGGATCTTCTATATGGAGTATTATTTTAGGATATGCAGGTTATAAAATGGGAGAGAAATGGACAATTATACGACAATGGTTTCATTTTGCAGACATAGCATTAGTTGTTTTTATAATTATATTTGTATTGTATAAGTTAGTGTATAAAAAAATAAATAGGAAAAATTCTTAGACGGAATTTAATAAGTAAAAAAATTCAGTGAAAATATATTTCACTGAATTTTTTTGGCTGAAATTTGTATTTTATAAGGTACATAAAATCATTGAAAAAAATGCCGTCACATATATTTGAATTTTGTTTAACGATTTTTTTGAAGTATTTCCCTTATGATGGTATAATTTAACATAAAAGTAAATACATTAATTAGTTAACCACTATTAGGAGGGGGATTATGGAATACAGGGAAAAGATAAAAGAGATATTTTCTTATTTGCTAAGATTAAAAAAACTAAATGAAAAATCCGTAAGAAATGTTTATGATTATGATAAGTTGTACTGGGAAGAAGAGTTTTCCCATATGGCTGGATGTATTGTTAGTAAAACTGTTACCAGTGAAAATTGGATTGAGGTGAATAAAAAGTGTGGAAAGCTGTATCAGGAGTTTTTTAATCTATACCAGGAAAGTGAAAAAAATGGAGAGAATTTTGAGATAGTTTTTGGACATGGTTTAATTGTATGGAATATAGATAAGGAAAAAATACTTCACCCTGTTTTGACTACTAGAATGAAAATAGAATTTAATAAGGCAAAGGGCTCATTTATATTAATACCTTCAGGTAAGACTAGGTTAGAGACTTCCATTTTTGAAGGCCTGAAAGAATGTAATATGTCTGATATTATTTCCCTTGGAGATGAAGTAAGTCGTTTGAATTTAGATCCGAGAAATATAGAAAAAAGTAAGTCAGTATTTTTAAATTTAATTTCCCACATAAATGTTAAGGGTAAGTTGAGTCAGAGTAAGGTTTTAAAAAAGAAAATTGATTTTGAGCAGTTTCCTGTTATTTATAATTCCTCCGTTATATTGGTAAGAAAAAATAGTATGAAATTATGGCAGGTTGAAATAGCTAATATAATTGATGAAATAGATAATGGATATGAGATACCTGAGACCATTAAAGCTTTGGTTGATGAAGATGGGTCAGATTACAGTGGAGCTGATAAAAGCGAGTGGAAGGATGTGTCGGATAATTTGTTATTCCCGCTTCCTGCAAATTCAGAACAAAAAAGCATAGTAAAGAAAATATGTGAAAATTATGGAGTAGTTGTACAAGGACCACCTGGAACGGGAAAAAGTCATACTATAGTGAATTTGATATGTCACTTATTGGCAAATGGTAAAAAGATACTTGTAACTAGTCAAACAAGTAGAGCACTTAAAGTATTGACAGAAAAAATACCTGAAGAAATAAGACCTTTATGTATAAGTGTTTTGGGAAACGATATCAATTCGTTAAATGACCTTAACAAAGCTGTAAGAAAAATAACGGACAACCTCTCTATGGATCCAGAAATTATGGATGAAGAAGTTAAAAGTTTAGAAAAAGAATTAAGCTTTTGCAGGAGAAATGAGGAGCTTCTGTATGAAAAATTAAAAAAGATTCGAGAGAGGGAAAAGAGAAGTATAAATTATGAGGGAAAAGAGTATGACATTGTATATATAGCAAAGTGGGTCAAAGACAATAAAGACAAATATAGTTGGATGAAAGATAGAATAAAAATTGATCAAGTAATGCCGCTGTCAGATAAGGAATTCAATTTGTTAATATATCTGTTAGGGGATTTAGATAAGGATAAAAAGTGTAAGTTTGATAGCATTAAAAACATAATAAATAAATTACCTGACTTTAATGAAATATATAATAAAATTTCAGAGTATAAAAGATTAAATGGCCAATATGAAAATTATATTAAAACTGTAGAAGGGTGGCATATACCTAACGATAATAAATGCAACTATGAAAAAGTTTTAGAGCTTGCAAATATATGTAAAAGTAAAATTACCAAACTCCAGGAAAAAAATATATGGTGGAATGTATTTCAAGATTATCACAATAGTAAGATATCAAAGCAAACATTTAGAGACTTGTTGTGCAAAAGCAGCGAATACATGTTGAGCTTGAGTAGGATTAACAATCAGATTAGAAATTGCAAAATAGAGATTCCTGAAAATGTAAGCAAAAATAAGTTTATAGAAGACTTTGATATTTTATTTGATGCATTTAATGAAAAGGGAAAAGTAGGAAAAGTATTTATGATTTTTCATCCTGAATGCAAATATATACTGGAATATTGTAAAGTAAATGGTGCCTTATTAAAAAATACGGATCAAGCCTTAATAGTTAAACTCTATACCCAGCAGGAGAGGATTTTTGCTGCATTAAAGACTATGTGGAATAATGTAATGGAAGATTACGGTGGAGAAACAATAAACTCTAATTTAAGGGAAAGTGAGTTTATTGCTATTGAACAAAATTTAAATTATTTGGATGTTATAATAAATTGGGATATGGAGTATAAAAGGGAGATCTTAAGGGCTCTTGGGAAAATATCAGTTCCACAAAATATTGATTGGCATAAGAAAGAGACCTATGATTATTTAATTAAATGCGTAAATTTTATAAAGAATATGAATAAATATAATGAAGACAAAGCCTATATAGAGATATTGAAAAAGTTGATAAAAACTACGGAAAAGTTGAGAGATCTCTATAAAGCTGTGGACAATTTGAATATAGATGAAGTTAAGAGGATATTAAATGAATTTGAAGAAATTAAGTGTGTAAAAAATAAATCACTTAAAATAGATGAGTTAATAGGAAAAATGAAAAAAGTATGTCCCAAAACTTGCATAAATATATTGGATAACTGGGCTTACGATAAGGAAAAGTTTAACAGTTGGGGGCAAGCATGGAAGTGGGCTAAATGGAATAGTTTATTACAGAGCACCTATGATTTCAATGATGATAATATAGGTGACCTTATAGAAAATGAAAAAAATAGGGAGAAGGTGCTTATAAAAGATATAGTATCAAAGAAGACTTGGTATAATCAGATAATTAAAACTAAGGAAAGTGAAAAAAGAAGCTTATTTTCTTGGGCTCAGGCAGTAAAAAGAATTGGCAAAGGCAGAGGTAAGATGGTGCCTCAGTATAGGAAGATAGCTCAAAAAGAAATGGAAAAATGTAAAAAGGTTATACCTGTATGGATTATGCCTTTAAATAGGGTTATTGAAAACATAAAGTTATCTAAAAATATGTTTGATGTAATAATATTTGATGAAAGTAGTCAGAGCGATATATTCTCATTGTGTGCACTTATGAGGGCTAAGAGAGCAGTTATAGTAGGTGATGACAAACAAATAAGTCCAGAAACTATAGGTATTGATCAGAATGTGGTGCATGACTTAATAGAGAAGTACTTGGAAAATATACCTCAAAAAGAATGGTTTGATCTTCAAGTTAGTTTGTATGATACAGCACTTAGGGTATTTCCAAGTAGATTAATGTTGAAGGAACATTTCAGATGCGTACCGGAAATAATAAACTTCAGTAATGATTTAAGCTATTCAGGTGAAATAGTACCTCTTAGATATCCTAAAATATGTGAAAAATTTTATCCAGCGATAAACACTGTTAAAGTAAATGGCGGGGCTAGAGATGCATCTAAGCCTATAAATGTTAAGGAAGCTGAATGTTTAGTAGATAAGGTTGTTTCCTGCTGTAGGGATAAAAGATATTCTAATATGTCTATGGGTGTTATATCTTTACTTGGGGAACCTCAAGGGCATCTTATAGAAAATATGCTTAGAGAAAAAATAGGTGTAGAAGAGATGATAAATAGAAAGCTCATATGTGGAGATGCTTACTCTTTCCAGGGTGATGAGCGGGATATAATGTTTTTATCTATGGTTATTTCAAAGGATGTAAAATTTGCTCCACTTACTAAAGAAAATGACATAAGGAGATTTAATGTAGCTGCAAGTAGGGCTAGAAATCAGATGTGGCTATTTCATTCAATAGACTTAGAAGATTTAAATGAGGAATGTGTGCGTTATTCTCTCTTAAATTACTTCCTAAATTATAATAAGTATAGTGTTAAAAATAAAAGTATGGAATATGCATTTCAATCTAGATTTCAAAAAGACGTGTATGGCATTATAAAAAACAAGGGATATAAAATTGTGCCTGAGGTAAAAATAGGTAAGTACAAAATAGACTTTGTTGTGGAGGACGTGAGAAATAGGGTTGCAATTATATGTGATAGTGAACTGTCTCAGAAAAATTACAGCTCTAAGGAGATTATGGAAATCCAATTAGATTTAGAAAGATTAGGTTGGATATTTTATAAGATAAGAGAAGGTGAATTTTATTATAACCCGGAAAGGGTTATGGAAAAACTTTGGAGTAAGCTAAATAATATAGGTATTGAACAGTACAAGCTAGAAGAAATTCAGAATAAAAATCTTCAAGTTGTATAAAATATAGTGCCTTAAAAATGTTTTTAAGGCACTATATTTTTAGTCTTGTAATGAAATAATATTTTAAACAGTATTTCACAATTACAATAATTTATACATAGTATAAAACATAGCAAGTATTATTTGGAGTGAATTTATTGTTGTATGCACTAATTCTTGCAGGAGGTAAAGGAACAAGATTATTTCCATTATCTAGAGCTAAAAATCCAAAACAATTTTTAAAAATTGTAAATAATAAGAGTTTTTTAAGAAATACTGTAGATAGAATTAAGCCTTTAGTTGATACAAATAATATATATGTAGTTACTAATGAGGAATATATAGATAGAGTTCAAGCGGAACTTCCGGATATAAGTAGAAATAATATATTTGCAGAACCAGAAAATAAGGAAACAGCCACCTGTATAGGATTTTCGGCGGTGAAATTGTTAAAAAAGGATCCTCTAGCTACTATGATAATTTTGCCTTCAGATCATTATATAGAAAGTCAAAAATTATTTATAGATACCATAAATAAAGCGGTTGAGATTGCAGAAAAGAAAAAAGGACTTGTAACCATTGGAGTTAAACCCATAAGACCTGAAACAGGATATGGCTATATTGAAATGGGCGAAAAAATAAATATAGGAGTTAATGCTTTTAAAGTAGAAAGATTTTTAGAAAAGCCCAATATAGAAGTCGCAAAAGATTTGATATTAAAAGGAACCTATTTATGGAACAGTGGTATGTTTGTGTGGAAGGTGGATGTTTTTTTAAGAGAAATGCAGAAGTACCTTCCTAAAATGTATAAGAGTATGGCTCTTATATATAAAAACCTGGATACAAAACAGGAGGAGAAGGTAATACAGGAACAATATAAACGTATAGATGGGATATCTGTAGATTTTGGAATAATGCAAAAAACCAGAAAAGCTTATGTCATTAAATGCGAATTTTTATGGGATGACATAGGTACTTTTACTGCGTTAGGAAGGTTTCTTAAGGATGTAAAGGGTAATAATGTAAAGGGGAATACTGTAATAGAGTCTAGCGAAAGTTGTACTGTATTTGGAGGTGATAAACTTATAATAGTATTTGGGGTTAAGGATTTGATAGTAATAGATTCTGAAGATGTGCTTTTAATTATGGACAAAAATAGAGATCAGGAGGTAAAATATCTAGTAGATATTTTAAAGAATAAAAGTAACTTAAAAAAATACATTTAATGAAGAAATTGTAATTATGGAATATAGAGGCAGTTTCCATCTAAGAGATAATGTCAGTGAGTTTGTAAAATATCAAAGTTGCTGACAATTTTTTATTAAATTTAGCTTATTTTGTCGACTCATTTTTTTTATAATAAATTCTCTATGTAAGGCTTCACCTTTTAGTATATACTCTTCAAAATAAATTAGCTTTACTGGAAGCCTTCCTCTAGTATATTTGGCTCCCTTTCCTTTGTTATGAGTGGATATTCTTTTGTCTAAATTATTGGTGTAACCTGTATAAAGTGTTCCATCACTACATTTTAATATATATACATAATTCATTTTTTAATCTCTTCCATAAGCTTATTTTACAGATACGTAAGCATTATCTTTTATATAAAACCTCCAGAGGTAATCT contains:
- a CDS encoding AAA domain-containing protein; this encodes MEYREKIKEIFSYLLRLKKLNEKSVRNVYDYDKLYWEEEFSHMAGCIVSKTVTSENWIEVNKKCGKLYQEFFNLYQESEKNGENFEIVFGHGLIVWNIDKEKILHPVLTTRMKIEFNKAKGSFILIPSGKTRLETSIFEGLKECNMSDIISLGDEVSRLNLDPRNIEKSKSVFLNLISHINVKGKLSQSKVLKKKIDFEQFPVIYNSSVILVRKNSMKLWQVEIANIIDEIDNGYEIPETIKALVDEDGSDYSGADKSEWKDVSDNLLFPLPANSEQKSIVKKICENYGVVVQGPPGTGKSHTIVNLICHLLANGKKILVTSQTSRALKVLTEKIPEEIRPLCISVLGNDINSLNDLNKAVRKITDNLSMDPEIMDEEVKSLEKELSFCRRNEELLYEKLKKIREREKRSINYEGKEYDIVYIAKWVKDNKDKYSWMKDRIKIDQVMPLSDKEFNLLIYLLGDLDKDKKCKFDSIKNIINKLPDFNEIYNKISEYKRLNGQYENYIKTVEGWHIPNDNKCNYEKVLELANICKSKITKLQEKNIWWNVFQDYHNSKISKQTFRDLLCKSSEYMLSLSRINNQIRNCKIEIPENVSKNKFIEDFDILFDAFNEKGKVGKVFMIFHPECKYILEYCKVNGALLKNTDQALIVKLYTQQERIFAALKTMWNNVMEDYGGETINSNLRESEFIAIEQNLNYLDVIINWDMEYKREILRALGKISVPQNIDWHKKETYDYLIKCVNFIKNMNKYNEDKAYIEILKKLIKTTEKLRDLYKAVDNLNIDEVKRILNEFEEIKCVKNKSLKIDELIGKMKKVCPKTCINILDNWAYDKEKFNSWGQAWKWAKWNSLLQSTYDFNDDNIGDLIENEKNREKVLIKDIVSKKTWYNQIIKTKESEKRSLFSWAQAVKRIGKGRGKMVPQYRKIAQKEMEKCKKVIPVWIMPLNRVIENIKLSKNMFDVIIFDESSQSDIFSLCALMRAKRAVIVGDDKQISPETIGIDQNVVHDLIEKYLENIPQKEWFDLQVSLYDTALRVFPSRLMLKEHFRCVPEIINFSNDLSYSGEIVPLRYPKICEKFYPAINTVKVNGGARDASKPINVKEAECLVDKVVSCCRDKRYSNMSMGVISLLGEPQGHLIENMLREKIGVEEMINRKLICGDAYSFQGDERDIMFLSMVISKDVKFAPLTKENDIRRFNVAASRARNQMWLFHSIDLEDLNEECVRYSLLNYFLNYNKYSVKNKSMEYAFQSRFQKDVYGIIKNKGYKIVPEVKIGKYKIDFVVEDVRNRVAIICDSELSQKNYSSKEIMEIQLDLERLGWIFYKIREGEFYYNPERVMEKLWSKLNNIGIEQYKLEEIQNKNLQVV
- a CDS encoding mannose-1-phosphate guanylyltransferase translates to MLYALILAGGKGTRLFPLSRAKNPKQFLKIVNNKSFLRNTVDRIKPLVDTNNIYVVTNEEYIDRVQAELPDISRNNIFAEPENKETATCIGFSAVKLLKKDPLATMIILPSDHYIESQKLFIDTINKAVEIAEKKKGLVTIGVKPIRPETGYGYIEMGEKINIGVNAFKVERFLEKPNIEVAKDLILKGTYLWNSGMFVWKVDVFLREMQKYLPKMYKSMALIYKNLDTKQEEKVIQEQYKRIDGISVDFGIMQKTRKAYVIKCEFLWDDIGTFTALGRFLKDVKGNNVKGNTVIESSESCTVFGGDKLIIVFGVKDLIVIDSEDVLLIMDKNRDQEVKYLVDILKNKSNLKKYI
- a CDS encoding GIY-YIG nuclease family protein; the protein is MNYVYILKCSDGTLYTGYTNNLDKRISTHNKGKGAKYTRGRLPVKLIYFEEYILKGEALHREFIIKKMSRQNKLNLIKNCQQL